The following proteins are co-located in the Mobula hypostoma chromosome 4, sMobHyp1.1, whole genome shotgun sequence genome:
- the LOC134344822 gene encoding uncharacterized protein LOC134344822, with product MGKIYQIFVKGLKGETTTIDISHSEKEFNEMKVLMFKQKLLEKLPPRMDDLRLLFANNQLEDNKMFSDYKLKDKSTIMMVLRLPGGER from the exons ATGGGGAAAATCTATCAGATATTTGTGAAGGGGCTCAAAGGAGAAACAACCACCATTGATATTTCACATTCAGAAAAAGAATTCAATGAGATGAAGGTTCTGATGTtcaaacagaaactgctggaaaaatTGCCACCCAGAA TGGATGATCTCCGTCTTCTCTTTGCAAATAATCAACTGGAAGATAATAAAATGTTCTCTGATTACAAGCTGAAGGATAAATCCACAATAATGATGGTGCTGCGTCTGCCTGGAGGAGAGAGATAA